Proteins co-encoded in one Christiangramia fulva genomic window:
- a CDS encoding TVP38/TMEM64 family protein, giving the protein MSEKFSYILTGSCIAALVICYFAIPSFHDFINQTWNILWSQDEIKIRDYFKGFGFWGPFAIIIIMILQIFLVVFPSWLPMIVAVLAYGFWGGALISVAGVFCASTIAFWIGKFLGEDRLQKMLGSSKNKQISYWVSNYGFWTIAIFRISPFLSNDGISIIAGMLGMKYRKFIFATLCGITPLAFAIAYFGRETEKLKNGLYWIGGAGILIYAAYVYIDHRNKKKRKKENA; this is encoded by the coding sequence TTGTCAGAAAAATTCTCGTACATCCTAACCGGAAGTTGTATTGCCGCCCTGGTAATATGTTATTTCGCCATTCCTTCTTTTCATGATTTTATAAACCAAACCTGGAATATCCTCTGGAGTCAGGATGAAATCAAAATTCGTGATTACTTCAAGGGTTTTGGTTTCTGGGGACCTTTTGCGATCATCATTATCATGATCCTTCAAATTTTCCTCGTGGTTTTTCCCTCCTGGCTTCCCATGATCGTAGCGGTGCTAGCCTATGGTTTCTGGGGTGGAGCGCTCATCTCTGTCGCCGGTGTTTTTTGTGCTTCAACGATCGCCTTCTGGATAGGAAAATTCCTTGGAGAAGACCGGCTTCAGAAAATGCTCGGCAGTTCTAAAAACAAGCAGATTAGTTACTGGGTTTCAAATTACGGCTTCTGGACCATCGCGATTTTCAGAATTTCACCTTTTCTTTCAAATGATGGCATCAGTATTATTGCCGGAATGCTCGGTATGAAATACCGCAAGTTTATTTTTGCCACCCTCTGCGGAATTACTCCTCTTGCCTTTGCCATTGCTTATTTCGGAAGAGAGACTGAAAAACTCAAAAATGGCCTCTATTGGATTGGCGGTGCCGGAATTCTGATCTACGCCGCTTATGTATATATTGATCATCGCAATAAGAAAAAACGCAAAAAGGAAAATGCTTAA
- a CDS encoding M16 family metallopeptidase: protein MKFLKAFSLFLVFCGSLFAQDKSPKYQIDFETFSLENGLKVILHQDTSDPVVAVALTAHVGSAREKEGKTGFAHLFEHLLFLESENLGKGGLDKLSARVGGSGANGSTSRDRTNYFQTVPDDALEKMIWAEAEKLGFFINTVTEPVLAKEKQVVKNEKRQRVDNRPYGHTMYVVDRNLYPEGHPYHWQVIGSLEDLQNATLQDVKDFYNHWYVPNNVILTISGNFEKEEAKEWVHKYFDEIERGPQIEEQEKQMVELDQTKKLYHEDNFAKLPELTLAWPSVYSYHEDSYALEILANYLADGKNAPLYKKLVEEKNLSGDVKMEDYTSELAGELLLQVRAYEGKDLDSVQQAIKETFSDFEKKGIPAKDLQRIKAGLETSFYQSISSVLGKGFQLAQYQIFANDPNYINKEVEKMLAVSADDVMRVYNKYIKGKNFVATSFVPKGQPELALENSEKAKVVEEKIVEGAEEEFDTSKQASYEKTPSSFDRSVEPPYHGKPELSIPEVWEANMPSGMKILGITNNEVPLVQFSLDIKGGQLLEEPSNAGVAHMLASLMTRGTQTKTPAELEEAIELLGASIYVRSGKEKMSIFGTTLAKNFPETMKLVKEILLEPRWDEKEFELLKQQTLSELQEEKGDPNAIAQNQFDKLIYGKDNILSYNELGTEETVEDMKLQDLKNYYEENLSPLNSSFLVAGAIEKDKVSDALKAISASWPPKSVDFPKVPDFQPPKESKVYFYDVPGAKQSVFMFGAPAVSATSKDFYPAEVMNYRLGGGSFASRLTQQLREGKGYTYGIRSRFEDRNYIGPFVISSGVRTNITYEAASLIKEILEKYPSTFTPEDLEVTKSYMIKSNARKFETLGAKLNMLSEISDYGYDYDYIKKQEAKVEDLSVMDIQELAKKYVNPERMYYLIVGDAKTQLERLKELGFGEPILLNPENENSQ from the coding sequence ATGAAATTTTTAAAAGCTTTCTCTCTTTTTTTGGTGTTCTGCGGAAGCCTTTTCGCACAGGATAAGTCACCTAAATATCAGATAGATTTTGAAACCTTCAGCCTGGAAAACGGGCTGAAGGTGATCCTTCACCAGGATACTTCAGATCCCGTAGTGGCGGTAGCCCTTACCGCCCATGTGGGTTCGGCCAGAGAAAAAGAAGGCAAAACAGGCTTTGCGCATTTATTCGAGCATTTGCTTTTCCTTGAATCTGAAAATCTAGGCAAAGGTGGTCTTGATAAACTCAGTGCCCGGGTGGGTGGTTCTGGTGCAAATGGCTCGACCAGCCGTGATCGTACCAACTATTTCCAGACGGTGCCTGATGACGCGCTGGAAAAAATGATCTGGGCAGAAGCCGAAAAACTCGGATTTTTCATAAATACGGTGACAGAACCTGTACTGGCCAAGGAAAAACAGGTAGTCAAAAATGAAAAAAGGCAGCGGGTCGATAACCGCCCTTACGGCCACACCATGTATGTAGTCGACCGTAATTTATATCCGGAAGGCCATCCGTACCACTGGCAGGTAATAGGCAGCCTGGAAGATCTTCAAAATGCCACACTTCAGGATGTAAAAGATTTTTATAACCACTGGTATGTACCTAACAATGTGATCCTGACCATTTCAGGAAACTTTGAAAAGGAGGAGGCAAAGGAGTGGGTTCATAAATATTTTGATGAGATCGAGCGGGGACCGCAAATCGAAGAGCAGGAAAAGCAGATGGTAGAACTTGATCAAACAAAAAAACTTTATCACGAAGATAATTTTGCCAAACTTCCCGAGCTTACACTCGCCTGGCCTTCTGTTTATTCTTACCATGAAGATTCTTACGCCCTGGAAATCCTGGCAAATTACCTTGCCGATGGAAAAAATGCGCCGTTATATAAGAAATTAGTGGAAGAAAAAAACTTGAGTGGGGATGTGAAAATGGAAGATTATACGTCAGAACTTGCAGGGGAACTCCTGCTTCAGGTGCGAGCTTATGAAGGAAAGGATCTCGACTCTGTACAGCAGGCCATAAAGGAAACTTTTTCAGATTTTGAAAAAAAAGGCATTCCTGCCAAAGATCTTCAGCGTATAAAAGCCGGGCTTGAAACCAGTTTTTACCAGTCTATTTCCAGTGTGCTTGGAAAAGGTTTTCAGCTGGCACAATATCAAATCTTTGCGAATGACCCCAATTATATCAACAAGGAAGTGGAAAAAATGCTGGCGGTATCTGCCGACGATGTGATGCGGGTTTACAATAAATACATTAAAGGAAAGAATTTTGTAGCAACTTCATTTGTACCCAAAGGCCAGCCTGAGCTCGCACTCGAAAATTCAGAAAAAGCCAAAGTGGTAGAAGAAAAGATCGTTGAGGGTGCCGAAGAAGAATTTGATACCAGCAAACAGGCAAGTTATGAAAAGACCCCTTCCAGTTTTGATCGCAGCGTCGAGCCACCTTATCACGGAAAACCTGAGCTCTCAATCCCCGAGGTATGGGAAGCAAATATGCCTTCGGGAATGAAGATTCTGGGAATTACCAATAACGAGGTACCGCTGGTACAGTTCAGCCTGGATATCAAAGGCGGACAGCTTTTGGAAGAACCATCGAATGCCGGTGTCGCTCATATGCTTGCCAGCCTGATGACCAGGGGGACACAAACCAAAACTCCTGCTGAACTTGAAGAGGCCATCGAATTACTTGGTGCGTCGATCTATGTTCGTTCGGGTAAAGAGAAAATGAGCATTTTCGGCACTACCCTGGCAAAGAATTTCCCTGAAACCATGAAACTCGTAAAAGAGATTCTACTGGAGCCACGTTGGGACGAGAAGGAATTTGAATTGCTTAAACAGCAAACCCTAAGCGAATTACAGGAAGAAAAAGGGGATCCTAATGCGATCGCTCAAAACCAGTTTGACAAACTTATCTACGGAAAGGATAATATTCTTTCTTATAACGAATTGGGGACTGAAGAAACCGTGGAGGACATGAAACTTCAGGACCTGAAGAATTATTACGAAGAAAATCTCTCTCCACTAAATTCAAGTTTTCTGGTTGCTGGCGCTATCGAAAAAGATAAAGTTTCAGATGCTTTAAAAGCGATTTCTGCAAGCTGGCCCCCAAAGAGCGTCGACTTTCCAAAAGTTCCTGATTTCCAGCCTCCCAAGGAATCAAAGGTTTATTTTTATGACGTTCCAGGCGCCAAGCAGTCCGTATTCATGTTTGGAGCGCCAGCAGTTTCCGCAACCAGCAAGGATTTTTACCCCGCTGAAGTGATGAATTATCGCCTGGGAGGCGGAAGTTTTGCTTCCAGGCTAACCCAGCAACTCAGAGAAGGCAAAGGATATACCTACGGAATACGTTCAAGATTTGAAGACCGTAATTATATCGGCCCTTTTGTGATAAGCAGCGGCGTGAGAACAAATATCACCTACGAAGCGGCTTCTCTGATCAAAGAGATCTTAGAAAAATATCCCTCCACCTTTACCCCGGAAGATTTGGAGGTAACCAAAAGTTATATGATCAAAAGCAACGCGCGTAAATTTGAGACCCTGGGCGCTAAACTTAACATGCTAAGCGAGATCAGCGATTATGGCTATGATTACGATTATATAAAAAAGCAGGAAGCAAAGGTAGAGGACCTTTCGGTAATGGATATCCAGGAGCTCGCTAAAAAATATGTCAATCCAGAGCGCATGTATTACCTCATTGTGGGGGATGCGAAAACCCAGTTGGAGCGACTCAAAGAGCTTGGTTTCGGGGAGCCGATTTTGCTAAATCCTGAAAATGAGAATAGTCAGTAA
- a CDS encoding M14 family metallopeptidase, translating to MKNYFLAVSFLFLNIQLAVSQEVKSPSEFLGYELGSQFTRHADVVDYFSDVAENSPLVEYHTYGKTNERRPLTYAVISSEENLKNLEQIRADHLKEVTSPGTATSNKAIVWLSYNVHGNEASSTEAAMKTLYTLITEKKDWLENTVVIIDPCVNPDGRDRYVNWYNQVKTEPYNTKQIAIEHHEPWPGGRPNHYLFDLNRDWAWATQVETRQRLKVYNDWMPHIHVDFHEQGINEPYYFAPAAEPFHEVITPFQKDFQTRIGKNHAKYFDENGWLYFTGERFDLLYPSYGDTYPTYMGAIGMTYEQAGHGMAGLGIQTDEGYILTLKDRIAHHFTTGISTVEMAAKNADELNNQFKKFFQNDDFDYQSYVLSGDPDKLEALTELLDKHEIKYGYGNPGRISGYNYKTSNKGSGNFGDGSLIVSVNQPKGKMVKVLFEPKTKLNDSLTYDITAWSLPYAYGLDAVASSKLVAATGTAPQKNIQNTPAPNAAAYILKWNSMQDASFLADLLKNDIRVRFTETPFQTGGQKFKRGSLIITKSDNQKLENFDEKVIKIANDHQRQLFNANTGFSSKGPDFGSADVKLINKQRIAVLRGNEVSSLNFGEVWYFFEKDLNYQITPIGTDYFKRADLDNFDVLVMPSGSYSAFLDEESFKKITSWVKDGGKLIAIGDALQSFAGREGFDLKENKPEPKDTISKNNLIPYSQRERQSISNLITGSIVKTTVDPTHPMAYGYDDEYFSLKLSSDTYSFLDNGYNVAYIKNPEFVSGFAGSKASRNLKNSLVFGEERMGEGSIIYMVDNPLFRAFWQNGKLFFANAIFFVNNNVFSL from the coding sequence ATGAAAAATTACTTTCTAGCAGTTAGCTTTCTATTTCTAAACATCCAATTAGCAGTATCTCAAGAAGTTAAATCCCCTTCAGAATTTTTGGGTTATGAATTGGGATCTCAATTTACACGCCACGCTGATGTGGTTGATTATTTTTCAGATGTTGCAGAAAATTCTCCCTTAGTCGAATACCATACCTATGGAAAAACCAATGAACGCCGGCCACTCACCTATGCGGTAATCTCTTCCGAAGAGAACCTTAAAAACCTGGAACAGATCAGGGCCGATCATTTAAAGGAAGTGACCTCTCCCGGAACTGCTACCTCAAATAAAGCCATTGTCTGGCTTAGCTATAATGTACATGGCAATGAAGCTTCCAGTACCGAAGCTGCTATGAAAACCCTTTACACGCTCATCACCGAGAAAAAAGACTGGTTGGAAAACACTGTGGTGATCATCGATCCCTGCGTGAATCCTGATGGTCGCGACCGTTATGTAAACTGGTACAATCAGGTGAAAACCGAGCCTTACAACACAAAACAAATTGCCATAGAGCATCATGAACCATGGCCAGGCGGACGGCCGAATCATTATCTTTTCGATCTAAACCGTGACTGGGCCTGGGCTACACAGGTTGAAACAAGACAGCGATTAAAGGTTTATAATGACTGGATGCCTCATATTCATGTCGATTTTCATGAACAGGGAATTAATGAACCCTATTATTTCGCACCTGCTGCCGAGCCTTTTCATGAGGTAATCACTCCTTTCCAAAAAGACTTCCAAACCAGAATTGGAAAAAACCACGCGAAATATTTCGATGAAAACGGATGGCTCTATTTTACCGGTGAAAGATTCGATTTACTTTATCCCAGTTACGGCGACACCTATCCAACTTATATGGGAGCCATTGGGATGACTTACGAACAGGCAGGGCACGGAATGGCCGGTCTGGGCATTCAAACCGATGAAGGCTATATACTTACTTTGAAAGATAGAATAGCCCATCATTTTACCACGGGAATTTCTACTGTAGAAATGGCTGCAAAAAATGCGGATGAGCTCAATAATCAATTCAAAAAATTCTTCCAGAATGATGATTTTGATTACCAGAGCTATGTTTTAAGCGGAGATCCTGATAAACTGGAAGCGCTTACTGAATTGCTAGATAAGCATGAAATAAAATACGGCTACGGGAATCCCGGCCGTATAAGCGGGTATAATTATAAAACATCGAATAAAGGGTCTGGAAATTTTGGCGATGGAAGTCTTATCGTTTCTGTGAATCAGCCAAAAGGTAAAATGGTAAAGGTACTTTTTGAGCCAAAAACCAAACTGAATGATTCACTCACTTACGACATCACTGCCTGGAGCCTTCCTTATGCCTACGGACTTGATGCAGTCGCCAGTTCAAAACTTGTGGCTGCGACCGGAACTGCCCCCCAGAAAAATATCCAAAATACTCCTGCGCCGAATGCTGCCGCATATATTTTGAAATGGAACAGTATGCAGGATGCAAGTTTCCTCGCTGACCTTTTAAAAAATGATATAAGAGTTCGGTTTACAGAGACGCCGTTTCAGACCGGCGGACAAAAATTTAAACGCGGCAGCCTCATCATTACAAAAAGTGACAACCAGAAACTGGAAAATTTCGATGAGAAAGTGATAAAGATCGCTAATGATCACCAGCGCCAACTTTTCAATGCCAATACCGGATTTTCTTCGAAAGGTCCCGATTTTGGATCGGCTGATGTGAAGCTCATCAACAAACAGCGTATCGCTGTACTTCGCGGCAATGAAGTGTCTTCACTGAATTTTGGCGAGGTATGGTATTTCTTTGAAAAAGACCTTAATTATCAAATCACCCCAATCGGAACTGATTATTTCAAAAGAGCCGATCTGGATAATTTTGATGTTTTGGTAATGCCTTCCGGTTCGTATTCCGCCTTCCTTGACGAAGAATCCTTTAAAAAAATCACCTCCTGGGTAAAAGATGGGGGCAAATTGATCGCAATTGGCGATGCTTTACAGTCTTTCGCCGGCCGGGAAGGCTTTGACCTGAAAGAAAATAAACCAGAGCCAAAAGATACTATTTCAAAAAATAATTTGATTCCATATAGCCAAAGGGAAAGACAGAGTATCAGTAATCTCATCACCGGCAGCATTGTAAAAACAACAGTCGATCCTACACATCCCATGGCATATGGTTATGACGATGAGTATTTCAGTTTAAAATTGAGCAGCGACACTTATTCTTTTCTGGACAATGGTTACAATGTGGCGTATATTAAAAATCCGGAATTCGTTTCTGGCTTTGCCGGAAGCAAGGCTTCCAGAAACCTCAAGAATTCACTGGTATTTGGGGAAGAACGAATGGGAGAAGGAAGCATCATCTATATGGTGGACAATCCCCTTTTCAGGGCCTTCTGGCAAAACGGAAAACTGTTTTTCGCCAACGCCATCTTTTTTGTGAACAACAACGTTTTTTCACTATAA
- a CDS encoding pyridoxal phosphate-dependent decarboxylase family protein yields the protein MHTIDMDLVEMTLDVMKYAIDRISNVTPELGSPKKEEELLRIVGETITPTGIGGENAFKLFRDVLVKATVPIDHPRHLAFVPAAPTRAAIMFDLVTSASSIHGAYWMEGAGGIFCENQAMKWLVSLTGLPKNAFGVFTSGGTAANLSALVAAREDWREKNPGNDRTRALLLTSNGAHSSIKSMAKVMDADVRLIETEDEYLSGEDLKNEIDSLPEEDHKRLFAVVATGGTTNAGIIDGLKTIAEVCENEKIWLHVDCAYGGGALAAQSVRHLFEGIEKADSITIDPHKWLFSPYDCGAVIYKNLELAEKAHSQKGAYLEIFKDEGAQGFNPADYQIQLTRRLRGLPLWFSLAMHGTNKYRDAIERGIQLAKIAEKMISEDDELELVRPASLSVVLFKRKGWTAEDYKEWTYRNHRDGFALVTPSTYKNESVIRFCFINPDTTEEDIRKILETLH from the coding sequence ATGCACACCATAGATATGGATTTGGTAGAAATGACGCTCGACGTCATGAAGTATGCCATAGACCGTATTTCAAATGTTACTCCTGAACTTGGTTCGCCCAAAAAGGAAGAAGAATTGCTTCGAATTGTTGGTGAGACCATTACACCTACCGGAATTGGAGGTGAAAATGCCTTTAAATTATTCAGGGATGTTCTGGTAAAAGCCACCGTGCCTATCGACCATCCGCGTCATCTTGCGTTTGTTCCTGCCGCGCCTACCCGCGCAGCCATTATGTTCGACCTGGTGACTTCGGCTTCCAGTATTCATGGCGCTTACTGGATGGAAGGCGCAGGAGGGATTTTTTGCGAGAACCAGGCGATGAAATGGCTGGTTTCCTTAACCGGCCTTCCAAAAAACGCTTTCGGGGTTTTTACCAGTGGCGGTACTGCGGCAAATCTTTCGGCTTTGGTTGCAGCCCGGGAAGACTGGCGGGAGAAAAATCCGGGTAATGACAGGACCCGGGCTCTTTTGCTTACTTCAAACGGCGCTCATAGTTCCATTAAATCTATGGCCAAGGTGATGGACGCTGACGTGCGGCTAATCGAAACTGAAGATGAATATCTTTCGGGAGAAGACCTTAAAAATGAAATTGACAGCCTTCCCGAAGAAGATCATAAAAGGTTATTCGCGGTAGTGGCTACCGGCGGAACTACAAATGCCGGAATTATCGATGGTCTTAAAACCATCGCTGAAGTTTGTGAAAACGAAAAGATCTGGCTGCACGTAGATTGTGCCTACGGTGGTGGCGCTCTCGCAGCACAGTCGGTTAGACATTTATTTGAAGGTATCGAAAAGGCCGACAGTATTACCATTGATCCTCATAAATGGCTGTTTTCGCCCTATGATTGCGGTGCGGTGATCTATAAAAATCTGGAACTGGCTGAAAAAGCGCATTCTCAGAAAGGAGCTTACCTTGAAATTTTCAAAGACGAAGGAGCTCAGGGCTTCAATCCGGCAGATTATCAAATTCAACTCACCAGGCGATTGCGCGGACTTCCGCTTTGGTTCTCGCTAGCCATGCATGGAACCAATAAATATCGGGACGCTATAGAAAGAGGCATCCAGCTGGCAAAGATCGCGGAGAAAATGATCTCTGAAGATGATGAACTTGAACTGGTAAGGCCCGCCAGCCTTTCAGTTGTCTTATTTAAAAGAAAAGGCTGGACGGCTGAGGATTATAAGGAATGGACCTATAGAAACCATCGTGACGGATTTGCACTGGTCACGCCATCTACTTATAAAAATGAAAGTGTCATTCGTTTCTGCTTTATCAATCCTGATACGACCGAAGAGGATATCAGGAAAATCCTGGAAACGCTTCATTAA
- a CDS encoding erythromycin esterase family protein, producing MSFSNQISNSEIFHALHSEEDLDQLMEKIGDKKYVLLGEASHGTHEYYTWRAQISKKLIEEKGFSFIAVEGDWPDCFAINKWIKGKTEGEISEVLHEFKRWPTWMWANWEIAAFATWLKAHNDHLPYAEKVGFYGLDVYSLWESMEIIVNYLEKEDPETADLAKNALTCFEPYKAKDSYGSIFERSKPGCKEEVVKLLKQVRERAHQYDNEPEADLNAEINSLVMANAEKYYTAMADLGEKTWNIRDRHMMETLNSLINYHGKDKKVIVWEHNTHIGDARATDMRHSGLFNIGQLVREEKGVEDTFLLGFGSYEGSVIAGSRWGAPMRRMMVPEGIPGSFENEMHEFTKEDSLFFFDEPKAQEIFSERIGHRAIGVVYHPERESGNYVPSHMPKRYDGFIFIDKTTALHPLKLEPEGALTPETYPFGI from the coding sequence ATGTCTTTTTCTAATCAGATATCAAATTCAGAAATTTTCCATGCACTTCATTCCGAAGAAGATCTTGACCAGCTCATGGAAAAGATCGGGGATAAAAAATACGTGCTTCTGGGCGAGGCCAGCCACGGAACACATGAATATTATACCTGGCGGGCACAGATTTCAAAAAAACTAATAGAGGAAAAAGGTTTCTCTTTTATCGCTGTGGAAGGAGACTGGCCGGATTGTTTTGCCATCAATAAATGGATCAAAGGAAAAACTGAAGGAGAAATTTCAGAAGTTTTACACGAGTTCAAACGCTGGCCTACCTGGATGTGGGCAAACTGGGAGATCGCTGCATTTGCGACCTGGCTGAAAGCGCACAATGATCATTTACCATATGCCGAAAAGGTTGGTTTTTATGGCCTCGACGTCTACAGCCTCTGGGAAAGCATGGAGATCATTGTAAATTATCTCGAAAAGGAAGATCCTGAAACGGCAGATCTCGCGAAAAATGCGCTCACCTGTTTTGAGCCCTACAAGGCTAAAGATTCTTACGGTTCAATATTTGAACGTTCCAAACCAGGTTGTAAAGAAGAAGTGGTTAAGCTGCTGAAGCAGGTGCGGGAAAGAGCTCACCAATACGATAACGAGCCTGAAGCCGATCTAAATGCTGAGATCAATTCCCTGGTCATGGCAAATGCCGAAAAATACTATACGGCCATGGCCGATCTGGGCGAAAAGACCTGGAATATTCGCGACCGCCACATGATGGAAACCCTGAACAGCCTGATAAATTATCACGGCAAAGATAAAAAAGTGATCGTCTGGGAGCACAACACCCATATTGGAGACGCCAGAGCTACCGATATGCGACACAGCGGACTCTTTAATATTGGTCAGCTGGTACGCGAAGAAAAAGGGGTTGAGGATACTTTCCTTCTCGGATTTGGTTCCTACGAGGGATCTGTCATTGCCGGAAGTCGATGGGGAGCTCCTATGCGAAGAATGATGGTTCCGGAAGGTATTCCGGGAAGTTTTGAAAATGAGATGCACGAATTTACGAAAGAAGATAGCCTTTTTTTCTTTGATGAACCGAAAGCTCAGGAAATTTTCAGTGAAAGAATTGGTCATCGTGCTATTGGCGTGGTTTACCATCCCGAGCGGGAATCAGGAAATTATGTGCCTTCGCATATGCCAAAACGCTATGACGGATTCATTTTCATAGATAAAACCACTGCCCTTCACCCATTGAAATTGGAACCTGAAGGAGCTTTAACTCCGGAAACCTATCCTTTTGGAATATAA
- a CDS encoding YybH family protein has product MRKCSFLIVLFIFAAISANAQSSDLQEEIEETSQKVGEALDNGDFGTFAMYFDDDVTMKMPGHETLKGVDAVVAAHKPMAEQKIKLVLDTDEVIDLNGYAYESGNYKIQTADGKVVDKGSFGTLWKKENGTWKIFRDMVSTTMPINAQDH; this is encoded by the coding sequence ATGAGAAAATGTAGTTTTTTAATTGTATTATTTATTTTTGCAGCCATTTCGGCAAATGCACAATCCTCCGATCTTCAAGAGGAAATAGAAGAGACTTCACAAAAAGTTGGAGAAGCTCTCGATAACGGTGATTTTGGTACCTTTGCAATGTATTTTGATGATGATGTGACCATGAAAATGCCTGGTCATGAAACTTTAAAGGGAGTAGATGCCGTAGTGGCTGCTCACAAGCCCATGGCAGAACAGAAGATAAAACTGGTCCTTGATACCGATGAGGTAATAGATTTGAATGGTTATGCCTATGAAAGCGGTAATTATAAAATCCAGACCGCAGACGGAAAAGTAGTCGATAAAGGTTCTTTTGGAACTTTATGGAAAAAAGAAAATGGAACCTGGAAAATTTTCAGGGATATGGTGAGTACCACTATGCCTATTAATGCCCAAGACCACTGA
- the bshC gene encoding bacillithiol biosynthesis cysteine-adding enzyme BshC, which produces MPTESISYSETNYFSPLILDYLSRKKEIGEFYNRYPSVENFREQISEKAENYNQSIRKDLVEVLSDQYRQFEIHSLVEQNFNKLRSDKTFTITTGHQLNLFTGPLYFLYKIVSAINLSKKLKETWPEFNFVPVYWMATEDHDFEEINYFNLHGKKFKWNNADYRAGNTAVGILSTEGLDEVFDLFSAEIGGGEKADYLKNLFKKAYLEHKNLTDATRYIANELFGKEGLVILDAQDKRLKKHFSPYVKNELFEKISHRETSESAEKLSKLDYNVQVNPREINLFYLNSEIRERIIEHDGRFYVHEHDISWSKDEMLKELEENPQRFSPNVMLRPLYEEVILPNLCYIGGGGELAYWMELKSYFDAEKVTFPILLLRNSALLQTEKQDEKRQKLNISLQELFLKQHELINRKVRQISNIDIDFSPQKQHLVKQFQHLYELAEKTDKSFLGTVKAQEVKQLKGLENLEKRLLKAQKRKLKDEVQRIAKIQNELFPNRSLQERQTNFSEFYVEYGKELISALLENLDPLESNFKILTFGKD; this is translated from the coding sequence ATGCCAACCGAAAGTATTTCGTATTCCGAAACTAATTATTTTTCTCCTCTCATTCTTGACTATCTCTCTCGGAAAAAGGAAATCGGTGAATTTTATAACCGCTATCCTTCCGTTGAGAATTTCCGGGAACAGATTTCAGAAAAAGCTGAAAATTATAACCAGTCAATCAGGAAAGATTTGGTTGAGGTTTTAAGCGATCAGTACAGGCAGTTTGAAATCCATTCCTTAGTAGAGCAGAATTTTAACAAATTACGATCTGATAAAACCTTTACCATTACCACGGGGCATCAGCTGAATTTATTTACAGGACCTCTGTATTTTCTCTACAAGATCGTTTCAGCCATCAATCTTTCAAAAAAACTGAAGGAAACCTGGCCAGAATTCAATTTTGTCCCGGTTTACTGGATGGCCACGGAAGACCATGATTTTGAAGAAATAAATTATTTCAACCTGCACGGAAAGAAATTCAAATGGAATAATGCCGATTACCGTGCCGGTAATACCGCGGTCGGGATACTTTCTACCGAAGGACTTGATGAGGTTTTTGATCTTTTTTCAGCGGAAATAGGCGGAGGTGAAAAAGCCGATTACTTAAAAAACCTCTTTAAAAAGGCCTATTTAGAGCATAAAAACCTTACCGATGCCACCCGCTATATCGCCAACGAGCTTTTTGGCAAAGAAGGCCTGGTTATTCTCGACGCACAGGATAAGCGCCTGAAAAAACATTTTAGCCCCTATGTGAAAAATGAGCTTTTTGAAAAGATTTCTCACCGGGAAACTTCAGAAAGTGCTGAAAAACTTTCAAAACTGGATTATAATGTTCAGGTGAATCCCAGGGAGATCAATCTTTTTTACCTCAATTCTGAAATAAGGGAACGAATTATTGAACACGATGGGAGATTTTATGTACATGAACACGATATTTCCTGGTCTAAAGATGAAATGCTTAAAGAACTGGAGGAAAATCCGCAGCGATTTAGTCCAAATGTGATGTTGCGCCCGCTATATGAAGAGGTGATTTTGCCAAATCTCTGCTATATTGGCGGGGGAGGTGAGTTGGCTTACTGGATGGAGCTTAAATCGTATTTCGATGCTGAGAAAGTGACTTTTCCCATATTGTTACTTCGGAATTCTGCATTGCTTCAAACCGAAAAGCAGGATGAAAAAAGGCAAAAACTGAATATTTCCCTTCAGGAACTTTTTCTGAAGCAACATGAGCTCATCAATAGAAAGGTTCGTCAGATTTCAAATATTGACATTGATTTTTCACCTCAGAAGCAACATCTGGTAAAACAGTTTCAGCATCTTTATGAATTGGCTGAAAAAACCGATAAATCTTTCCTTGGGACTGTAAAGGCGCAGGAAGTCAAGCAACTAAAAGGCCTTGAAAACCTCGAAAAAAGATTGCTGAAAGCCCAAAAACGAAAATTAAAAGATGAGGTGCAGCGAATTGCGAAAATCCAGAATGAACTTTTTCCCAACAGAAGTCTTCAGGAAAGACAGACGAACTTTTCAGAATTTTATGTAGAATATGGAAAAGAGCTGATTTCAGCACTGCTGGAAAATTTAGATCCTTTAGAGTCTAACTTTAAAATTCTCACTTTTGGAAAAGACTAA